The genomic window agccaattcaagaacttcagctgctaaatattccataactgcagctagataaactggagcaccggcaccaacacgctcagcataattgcctttgcgcaacaaacgatgaatacgaccaactggaaattgaagaccagcacgatttgaacgggactttgcctttcccttaactttaccacctttaccgcgacctgacattttcactcttatagattgttcacttcactacactaaaaagcactgtactgtattatactcaatgtataagcacactattcactgatacacaaaatgtgcgctgcttatatactttctCGCTATGCTGAGCACCAACCCTTATACTGTGCTGTTGATCATCGTGCGTGTACTACTACTTCGTATTGTCTCGCCGAAGAGTTGGTCGGAAAATATACACTTAAGCCTGCACACGACACATGGTAGGTATAATAAGTGACAaatagtgtgagtgaaaataaaatcataaaatcatcaaagttgtgaagaaattaaaatgccgccaaaaactagtggaaaagcagcaaagaaagccggtaaggctcaaaagaatattactaaaaatgataagaaaaagaagcgtaagaggaaggaaagttatgctatctacatctataaagtgttgaaacaagtacatcctgataccggtatttcatccaaggccatgagcattatgaatagttttgtgaatgacatctttgagcgcattgctgcggaagcgtcgcgtttagctcactataacaaacgttcaaccatcaccagtcgcgaaattcaaactgctgtacgtttactcttgcccggtgaattggccaaacatgccgtcagtgaaggtaccaaagctgttaccaaatataccagttccaaataatttttccaactgaactaatggtatataaatgattgaccaaacaaggcccttttcagggccacaaaatataaattaacaaagagaatgaaaaaatgtcttcattaatatctctacatacatacatatgtatgtatgtatgcacattgaaattaattttaaaattccttaatattgaagaataccagagctatgttcatatggtttcattagtctattaaatatgatattggtttgttgaactacttggtttttaatttttaaatgttttctacacactgtaaggaataaattcacttttgatctttttgttaagagattttgtagccctgaaaagggcttattattaattaaccATGAGGTTCCGTTTGTAACTCACTTACAAAcaccgtaaattatttactttttacctgctgctgtaggtttttttgcggctggctttttattcgatgcagacttcttggatttagcagcagttgcttttgctttagctgcttttggcttagcagttgcagatttggctttagttggtttcacttttaatgcaccacccttttttgcatctttcgccttagccttttcagttttcttcttttcagctgttttcttactggcaacagatttttttacctttttctcaccacttgccgcctttttgactttactcaatgattttttctttgatgcaccactatctgctgccttctttttagccttaaccttctctgctgattttacggcttttgatttcaattttccctcgcttgatttactagctgcaactgatagtttgaatgaaccggacgcaccttttcctttggtttgaattaatttgccacttgtaacagccgatttcaaatagcgtttaatgaatggtgccaatttttgggcatcacatttgtatgtcgcactaatatatttcttaatcgccaaaagtgatgaaccgccacgttcctttaaattcttaattgatgcgtcgac from Anastrepha ludens isolate Willacy chromosome 5, idAnaLude1.1, whole genome shotgun sequence includes these protein-coding regions:
- the LOC128864779 gene encoding histone H2B; this encodes MPPKTSGKAAKKAGKAQKNITKNDKKKKRKRKESYAIYIYKVLKQVHPDTGISSKAMSIMNSFVNDIFERIAAEASRLAHYNKRSTITSREIQTAVRLLLPGELAKHAVSEGTKAVTKYTSSK